In one Conger conger chromosome 5, fConCon1.1, whole genome shotgun sequence genomic region, the following are encoded:
- the LOC133129361 gene encoding sterile alpha motif domain-containing protein 12-like: MTTRMGSCKRVSDWTVEEVYDWVFVQYPYKQANFLQAVDSHAISGRALLRMSEHQLERMGVGTEQQPEILQDILLLRVQEELENLNDIFQECFSS; this comes from the exons ATGACCACCAGGATGGGCAGCTGCAAGAGAGTCTCTGACTGGACCGTGGAGGAGGTGTATGACTGGGTCTTCGTTCAGTACCCCTACAAACAAGCTAACTTCCTGCAAGCGGTCGACAGTCATGCCATCTCCG GCCGGGCTCTGCTGAGGATGAGTGAACACCAGCTGGAGAGGATGGGGGTGGGGACCGAGCAGCAGCCGGAAATCCTTCAGGACATTCTGCTCCTCAGGgttcaggaggagctggagaaccTCAACGACATCTTCCAGG AATGCTTCTCCTCATGA